The DNA region CGATCAGAATGGGCTGTGCCCCGTCGAGTCCGGGAATGGCCGCGGCCTGCCAACTGGTCGAGCCCAGGGCGACCTTCGACCAGATGTGCAGACCGAGGAAACCCAGGCCGCCCACCGCGGAGCCGCGGTGGATCGCCTGCGCGATGAGCCGGTGATTGGGGTCGAGCAGCATCCGGTCCGCCGCGGCCACGCCCCAAAGGACCGAGAACGTGAGCAGCAGCAGGGAGAAGACTCCCGAACCGAATTCGACGAACGCCCACAATCTGTCCATCGACTGATTGCTGATCGCGAAGACGATGGCGAGAGCCGAGACGATCACGAACGCGGTGTACCGGGGGACGTAACGCGCCGCGGTGCCGCGTCCAGGGGTCTCGACCTCGAGTCTCGGGCCCTGGCTTGAGCGCTGACGGGCCTGGCGAGGGGGGACGTCACCTCGCCTGGAGGCAGCAAGCGCCGTCGGACGGCGCTTCGCCGGCGGGACACGGATCTGTTCTGGGGGCATCCGGATCTTCCGATCGCACTGTCGCCGAAGTCCGACCTGACCCTCGGTCCCGCATCTGCCGTATACCGCAAAGCAGTTGAATCGGGAATGACCCGTGACGTTCCGGTGTGAAGCTCTCTACTTTGCGCGACCAGAATGCGGTGGTCGGGATGCAGAAGCATCTCGGAACTCCCCGGGACCTTCACAGGTTTTATCGCTCTGTGACAAATTCTGGCAGTGGGATCGCCGCCGCACCCCGCGGTGTCGATGATGCCCCTTCAGGGGAAGCAGGGGGACCCTCAACTCCGGGACCGGGGCGGGATACCGGTTACCGGAGGCAACCTCCGCGGGCTTGTCCTCCCGTGCTCGGGCAGGCCCAACCCGGCAGGAACGAGGTAGAGATGAGCGACGTTCTCAACCGCATCCGATCTCGCCCCCGTGGCGAGTGGGCGCGCGTTCAGAGAAAGGAGCTGCCCGCCGTCGCAGACCAGGTGGTGGAAGCTCTACAACGCAGCATACCGGCAATGTCCGCTTTTCTGCGGGAAATTGACCGCGAGGATGCTCAATGGGCCGTGGAACAGGCATTGCTGGCCGCATTGGGACATCACTCACCGGAAACAAAGGATTCGGACACGGGAACCGCGAACCAGGCCGACAACGTCACAGCAGCGGTTCCCATCGACCGTGCCCGACGGCAGCTCTTCACGGCACTCATGGGAGAGGAGGAATTCCCGGAGTCACGACTGACAGAACTGGCCAGGTCAGCAAGGTGGCCGTTGCCCGAGACAGTCCGTGCTGTAGCACTCGCCTCACCCAGCGAGGTGCCCCAGCTCGCGGCGGCGCTCGGCAACGCCCTGGTCAGCCCTGTCGAAAGTGAGCTGTGCCTGCTGATACCCGACCCGGACGACGACCGCGAAGCACTGGAGAACGTGCTGCGCGGTCGCACGGCTGCGGTCGGGCACACCGTCCCGCTCAACGACGCGGGTTCATCGGTGCGCTGGGCCCGGCGACTGCTGGAGCTGACGCCGCCACCCGGGGCACCGGGCGGCGGCGTCAACGGCGGTGTCGGCAACAACCAGGACGGCAAGGTCCTCTTCGTAGACGACCATCTGTCCATGCTTCTGCTGTTGCAGGACGAGTCGCTCGCCTGCGCGCTCTCCTCCCGCTGGCTCGGCCCCCTCGCCGAGCTCACCCCGCGGCAGAGCGAGCGCCTCGAAGTCACGCTGCTGGCGTGGCTGGAGAGCGGTGGCGCACCTGAGGCGGCCAAGACGCTCCAGGTTCACCCGCAGACGGTGCGCTACAGGCTGCGTCAGATAGAGAAGCTCTTCGGCTCGGCGCTGCGCGATCCGCGTACGCGTTTCGAGCTGGAGATGACCCTTCGCGGCCGTCGGCTGCTGGGCCAGATACGCCGGCAGCGCACCCGTGCCGGCCGCAGGTCCCGTACCGTCGCCGCCGGCGTCCGCCCCCTGGGCGTCGCCCGTGAGGCCCGGGTCAACGGTCTGTGACCGCAGGCGCCCGGTGCTCGCACCGGGCGCCTGCCCGTAACCTCCCGGCAGGGCGCTGAGAACGGAACAGAGCGACAACAGAAGAGCAACACAGAACAGCACAACGGGGATCGACAACAGAACAACGGAACGACAGGCGGCGGCCCGGACACAGAATCTGCGTCCGGGCCGCCGTCGTGTGCGGGCTGCGCCGCGGGGCTGCGTACGGGCCCCGCGGCGGAGACTCACATCAGCACTCCTTGTCCTGGTTGATGCAGTCCACGGCCGTCTTCATCAGGTCCTCAGGCATGACGTTGATGAAGTCGCTGTGGTCCGTGATCGGGTTGTGCAGCTGCTCCGGGAAGGAGTCCACCGCGAACGGGGTGTCAGCGTTGACCAGGTTCTCCTGGGGGATGTCGTACTTGATCGTCTGCTGCACCTGCGGGATGTTCTGGAAGCCCTCGGGGCAGTTGCCCTGGTCGTCCGAGAACTCCATGTGGTCCCGGTGGTTACCGCTGTCCGTGTTCTGACCGTCCCAGCAGTTCTGGAACTTGAACGTACGGATCATCTTCTTGCCCTCGGGGCAGATCGGGTACTTGTCCTTGAGCTGACGGTCCTCGAAGCCCTCGCAGCTCCACGACGCGTTGGCGTTCTCGTCGCCGTTGGTGAAGGCCTTGGCGTCACCGGTGATGATGCGCAGGAAGCGCGGCATCTCGGTCACCTGGTCGGCACCGCCGGAGGTGAGCTTGATCGTGGCGTCGGGCTTGAGGATGCTGCCGACGTTGAGGTCGTTGGCACCGCCGTCGCCAGGCTGGGCCTCGGCACCTTCGCCGCCGCCGACCTGGTCTTCGCCCTCACCCTGGCCCTGGTCCTGGCCTTGGTCCTGACCCTGATCCTGGCCTTGGTCCTGGCCCTGGCCCTGGTCTTCAGCCGGAGGCTGCTCCTGGCCCTGGTCCTGACCCTGATCCACTCCGGCGTCCTGACCCTGGTCCTCAGCCGGAGGCTGCTCCTGACCCTGGTCCTGACCCTGATCCACTCCGGCGTCCTGACCCTGGTCCTCAGCCGGAGGCTGCTCCTGACCCTGATCCACGCCGGCGTCCTGGCCCTCGACCTGGCCCTGGTCCTGACCCTGGTCGAGACCGGCGTCCTGACCCTGGTCGTCCTCCGTGACGCTGTTGGCGTTCACGTCGTTCGCAGCCTGGTCACCGGCCTGGTCGCCCTGGTCGCCGCCGGCCTGGTCGCCGCCCTGCTGCTCGGCGACGTCGCCTTCCTGCACGGCGCCCCGCTGGTCCTCGTTCCCGTCCAGTGAACGGATCACGGGCCAGTAGTGCGTCGACTGGTCGCCCTTGGCGCACGTGGTGCCCGCCGCCGCGAGAGACTCGTCGCTGGACTGCGCGTTGGTGTCCTCGTTGCCCACGTAGTCGTGCACGTGGTGGGCACCGTTGAGAACGCCAGGAGCAGCGATCACGTTGTCCGAGTTGAAGTGCTCGTTCTCGTTGTTGCCGCACTTCGTCTCGAAGCTGCCGCCCGGGTCCGCCTCCTTCGAGGCGTTCGGCTGGACGTCTTCGATGTTGACGAAGTCCTCAGCCTTGGGGCCCTGTTGGGCGCCCTGACCCTGATCACCGCCCTCCGCCGCGGCCTGGTCCTGCATCATCTGGCACTGGGCCATCGACTGCATGTCCTGGGGCTGCTCGGCACCGGCGTTCTTCAAGTCCTCGCCGATACCGCGGATGGTCTCCGAGCGCTGCTGGTTCAACTGCCCAAGGGCCTCCTCGGAGCTCTGCTCCTTGGAGTGCCACTGCCCGTAGGCCTGGGCGACTTGCTGGTCCAGAGTGGCGAGCTTCTGACCCACGGACTGCTTCGCGTCCTGGGGTACCTGGCCCAGTGCAAGGCTCACATCGGGACAGTCGATCGTGCTCGCGGCAGCAGCGGGGTCCTCGTTCCCCGCGAAGGCACTGACTCCGATCGCCGCTGCGCCACCACCACCGACCACCAGCGCTGCGACGATCGCTATCGTTTTGTTCGCCGTGCGCGAGCGTTTGTGGCCTTTTTGTCTCATATTGACTTCACTCCACTCATTTCACGTCGTTCAGCGCCTCGAAGTCCACAAGTCCCGTGTCCTCCAGGACTGTGATGTGATCGAGGACAATGGCGTTGGCCCGGGTCGCCAACGACCGCACCATTGAGTTGCGGGTCTGATCGCGTACAAGCCCTACGAGGCCGAAGACAACGCCATGAGCCTGGCGCAGCCTCTCGACGAGAACCCGGTCGAATTCATCACCCTCGGCCCGGTCGATCTCGTCCAGGTAGTCCTGGTTCTTGCCGGCAGGCTGGTTCGGCAGTGAAACCTTCAGGGTGCGACCGGCCTCGATGGCCCGTCGGTCCAACTCCGTGTGTCCGTCGACGAGATGATCGCCCGCGATCCGCACCGACTTTCGTGTCCCGCGCTCCCGCGCGGACTGGCCGGCGGGCAGCTCCCATAGACCGGCATTCCGCACTTTGCGTATGAAGTCACGGTCCATTGGAGTAAGGGGCCCGTATTCGGTTTTCCAGGTTCCCTTACCGTCGTCCTGCCATCCCGCACGAGCCAGCGCAATGTTGCGGTTGCCGTCGAAGCCCTGCATCGGCAGCACCAGCGCCGCGAGGGTTGCAACGAGCCCCAGAACGACCAGCACTGTGCCGATCGCTCGCCCGGACGTCATGGCGGACCGCATCCGCCCTCCTCTCCACACGCATTGGTCGAAGTGCGACGGACGCTAACGGCGCGTGTGAGGATGTGGTCGAGGCTTCGTCCCGACCTGACAAGAACCGGTCTCAGGTCGTTCAACACTGCTACATTGCAAAGTCGTATCGTGCCGCGTGTCGCGCCCGCGGCCGGAATCAGCTCGCGTAGAGCTCTTCGATCTCAGCCGCGTACATCCGCGTGATCTCGGCTCTTCTCAGCTTCAGAGACTGCGTCACCAGGCCGTCGGCCATGCTGAACTCCTCCGGCAGGATGCGGAACGAGCGGATCGACTCGGCTCTCGAGAAGACGCTGTTGGCCGCCGCCACGGCACGCCCCACTTCCCGTTCCAGCTCCTCCGAGGGCGAGTTGCCGTAGCCGGGTCCCGAAAAGCCCCACTGCTCACGGCCCTTGCGCCACTGTTCGAGCACTTCGGGGTCCAGGGTGACCAGTGCCGCCACATACGGGCGGTCGTCACCGACCACGAGCGCCTGGGAGATGAGGGGATGGGCGCGCAGCCGGGTCTCCAGCATCAGCGGTGACACGCTCCGCCCGGCGCTGGTGATGATGACGTCCTTCTTGCGGCCCGTGATGACGAGATAGCCGTCGTCGAGATAGCCGACGTCTCCCGTCCCGAGCCAGCCGTCGCGCAGCGTCTCCTCGTACTGCTCACGGGCGTGCGCGCCGCTGCTCGCATACGACGGTGCGCCGTGCCGCGCGGTGTCCTCCGAGCGCCCCGTGTAGCCGGGGAAGACCATCGGACCGCGCACCCACACCTCGCCGTCACGTGCGATGTGGACGGAGGCGCCCGGCATGGGGCGTCCCACCGTGCCGAACCGCGGCCTGCCGGGGGGCTGCGCGGTGATGGCGCACGTGGTCTCCGTGAGGCCGTAGCAGTCGTAGACGACGACGCCCGCACCGGCGAGCGCCAGGCCGAGCTCGCGGCTGAGAGTCGAGCCGCCGGAGACCACGTTGCGCGTGCGGCCGCCGAGCACGTCCCTCAAGTGCCGGTAGACCAGGCGGTCGTAGACCGCGTGGCGTGCCCGCAGGCCCGTGGTGGGCCCCGGCCCGACGCCGAGCGCCTGGGCCTCGGCCGCCTCCGCGTAGCGCCGCGAGACCTCCATCGCCCTGTCGAACATGTCGCCGCGGCCTGCGTTGACGGCCTTCATCCGCGAACCGGCGTAGAACTTCTCGAAGAAGTACGGCACCGCATAGAGGCACGTGGGCCGGAAGGATCTGATGGCGGGCATCAACTCGCGGGCGGAGATGTCGGGTTGGTGCCCCAGCAGATAGCCGCCGCGGATGCACAGCACCGTCACCATCAGCCCGTAGACGTGACCCACGGGCAGGAAGGCGAGGATCGAAGGCTGCTGGCCGGGCTCTCCCATCTGCGGGCCCCAGCCGGCGAGGATCGTGTCGCACTCCGTGGCGAGGTTGCGGTGGGTGATGACGCATCCGCGCGGGCGGCCGGTGGTGCCGGAGGTGTATATGACCGCGGCGGTCATCTCCGGTGTGACGGCCCAGCGTTGGCGGTGTACGTCGTTGTCCTCCACGGCGCGTCCGGCCTCGCTCAGCCATCCCACGCAGCCCGCGTCGAACTGCCAGATGTGGCGCAGGCGCGGCAGCCCGTCCACGACGGAGCCCACGGTCATCGCGTGGTCCTCGTGCTCGACGACGATGGCGCACGCTTCCGAGTCGCGCAGCACCCAGCGCAACTGCTCGGCGGAGGAGGCCGGATACAGGGGTATGACCTGCGCGCCGAGGGACCACAGGGCGTAGCTGAAGAGGGTCCACTCATGGCGGGTACGGGTCATCACCGCGACGCGGTCGCCGAAGCGGATGCCTTCGGCGAGCAGCCCCTTGGCCAGCTTCAGCACCTGGGTCGCGAAGGCGGCGGCGGTGGTCTCACGCCAGGGCCCCGTGCTGCCGTCGGGGCTGTCGCGGCGGGCGATCTGCGGCAACCCCGGTTCACGGGCGGCCAGTTCGTAGACGGAGTCGGCGAGGCCGCCCGATCTCAGCGGTTCCACGAGGGGAGGAAGGCTGTAGTCACGCACAGCGCACCGCCCTCACCCCGTCTGCCCTCCGTCACGACGTTCAGTGACTGACGGCGAAAATTACCTCCCGGTGCGGTGCGCTGCCTAGGGAAATTCGGATCTTCCCATGCGTGGAATCGGAGGAGGGTATGTGAGGGAAGAGCGCCGTTCACCTGCTGCGCACGCCGTTTGCGCCACTGCCGCAAGGGGTGACCGGGAGTAAGGGGGCAGAGAGCGGAAGCGGCCTTGACCGCACTTCCGCGATGTGCCCTCTCCGCGGTGCAGGCCGCTTCACGGGGGTGCCGCGCTCGCCGCGCTCCGCCTGCGTACGGGCGCACGGCCGCGAACGGTCAAGTACGGTCAAGTGCTGCGCGGGGCGGCCGAGTCGGCGCAATGAGTCGGCGCACCGCGGGGCACGCTTGCCGGGGGGCCGCAGAGCGTGTGCGATCAGGTGCCGCTGATGATGCGTGCCAGCTCGTCGACACCTTCGCGGGTGCCGACCGCGACGACCTCGTCGCCCGCCTCCAGCCGGAACTCCGGCCCCGGTGAGGGGTGCGGCCCGGTGCGCCGCAGCACGGCCACGATGTAGGCGCCGGTACGGGTGCGGGCGCGGGTCTCCCCCAACGGCCTGCTGCGGTAAGGGGATTGGGTCGTCACATGGATCCGCTCGGTGACCAGGTCGAGATCCATCTCGCCGGTGCCGAGCCGTGAGCCGTCTGCGGGCGCCAGCAGCCCCGCGAGCGAAGACGCCTCGTCCGGGTCGAGCGGGACCGTGGCCTGGCAGGCGTCCGGGTCGCCGGGCTCGTAGAAGCCGAGGAAGCGCCGCCCGTCCTGGTGCGCGACGACGGAGATGTGCCGGCCCGCCCGGGTCTGGAAGTCGTACTGCGTGCCTACTCCCGGCAGCTTGGTGCGCTGCGTGGTCATGGTCGCCCCTGCCTCCTAGAGAGCACTCGCGGGCCGCAGGACGCGGCGCTCACGAGCGTAACCCGCACGGTTCGCCGCTCTGCGTCCGCACCCGCATGAGCAGGGGCCTCCGGGCGCCGGGACCTGCCGCCGAGGGCCTGCCGCTGAGGACCTGCCGCAGCGAATCCGCCGCTACGAACCGGCCGCCGCGGACCCCGGCTATGAGCCGTCCGGGTCGGCGCGCTCCAGCGCGGGCTTGGGCCCCGGCTCGGCCTCGGTGAGCAGATAGTCGGCGGCGGCGGTGTCGGTGACGATGCTGGTGACCAGCCCGGAGCGCAGCACGGCGCCGATGGCCTCCGCCTTGCGCTGCCCGCCCGCGATGGCGATCACCTCGGGCACGCGGCGCAGCCGTTCGGCCTCGACGGTGATGCAGCGCTCCCCCAGGTCCCGTCCGATGCGGCGGCCGCTCTTGTCGAAGAGGTGCGCGGACATCTCCGCGGCCACCCCCAGCGAGGAGTAGTGCTCGCGCTCGGAGTCGCTCAGCATGTCGTGGACGGTAGAGATGCCCGGCTCCCAGGAGCCGATGGACACGGCGGCCACCGTCACCTTGTCGAAGTACTCGAAGGCGCGGGCGATGCCGGTCTGGCTGCGCAGCGCCGCGGCCGTGGCGGGGTCGGGCAGCAGCATCGGGGCGTAGACGGGGTGTGCCTCGCCGCCGGCGACCTCCGCTGCCCGCCGTACGGCCTCTACCGATCCGCGGTCTGCGGTGCCCGCGTCGTAGACA from Streptomyces marispadix includes:
- a CDS encoding PucR family transcriptional regulator, producing MPETVRAVALASPSEVPQLAAALGNALVSPVESELCLLIPDPDDDREALENVLRGRTAAVGHTVPLNDAGSSVRWARRLLELTPPPGAPGGGVNGGVGNNQDGKVLFVDDHLSMLLLLQDESLACALSSRWLGPLAELTPRQSERLEVTLLAWLESGGAPEAAKTLQVHPQTVRYRLRQIEKLFGSALRDPRTRFELEMTLRGRRLLGQIRRQRTRAGRRSRTVAAGVRPLGVAREARVNGL
- a CDS encoding DUF1996 domain-containing protein, with amino-acid sequence MSLALGQVPQDAKQSVGQKLATLDQQVAQAYGQWHSKEQSSEEALGQLNQQRSETIRGIGEDLKNAGAEQPQDMQSMAQCQMMQDQAAAEGGDQGQGAQQGPKAEDFVNIEDVQPNASKEADPGGSFETKCGNNENEHFNSDNVIAAPGVLNGAHHVHDYVGNEDTNAQSSDESLAAAGTTCAKGDQSTHYWPVIRSLDGNEDQRGAVQEGDVAEQQGGDQAGGDQGDQAGDQAANDVNANSVTEDDQGQDAGLDQGQDQGQVEGQDAGVDQGQEQPPAEDQGQDAGVDQGQDQGQEQPPAEDQGQDAGVDQGQDQGQEQPPAEDQGQGQDQGQDQGQDQGQDQGQGEGEDQVGGGEGAEAQPGDGGANDLNVGSILKPDATIKLTSGGADQVTEMPRFLRIITGDAKAFTNGDENANASWSCEGFEDRQLKDKYPICPEGKKMIRTFKFQNCWDGQNTDSGNHRDHMEFSDDQGNCPEGFQNIPQVQQTIKYDIPQENLVNADTPFAVDSFPEQLHNPITDHSDFINVMPEDLMKTAVDCINQDKEC
- a CDS encoding DUF4142 domain-containing protein, which gives rise to MTSGRAIGTVLVVLGLVATLAALVLPMQGFDGNRNIALARAGWQDDGKGTWKTEYGPLTPMDRDFIRKVRNAGLWELPAGQSARERGTRKSVRIAGDHLVDGHTELDRRAIEAGRTLKVSLPNQPAGKNQDYLDEIDRAEGDEFDRVLVERLRQAHGVVFGLVGLVRDQTRNSMVRSLATRANAIVLDHITVLEDTGLVDFEALNDVK
- a CDS encoding AMP-dependent synthetase/ligase, yielding MEPLRSGGLADSVYELAAREPGLPQIARRDSPDGSTGPWRETTAAAFATQVLKLAKGLLAEGIRFGDRVAVMTRTRHEWTLFSYALWSLGAQVIPLYPASSAEQLRWVLRDSEACAIVVEHEDHAMTVGSVVDGLPRLRHIWQFDAGCVGWLSEAGRAVEDNDVHRQRWAVTPEMTAAVIYTSGTTGRPRGCVITHRNLATECDTILAGWGPQMGEPGQQPSILAFLPVGHVYGLMVTVLCIRGGYLLGHQPDISARELMPAIRSFRPTCLYAVPYFFEKFYAGSRMKAVNAGRGDMFDRAMEVSRRYAEAAEAQALGVGPGPTTGLRARHAVYDRLVYRHLRDVLGGRTRNVVSGGSTLSRELGLALAGAGVVVYDCYGLTETTCAITAQPPGRPRFGTVGRPMPGASVHIARDGEVWVRGPMVFPGYTGRSEDTARHGAPSYASSGAHAREQYEETLRDGWLGTGDVGYLDDGYLVITGRKKDVIITSAGRSVSPLMLETRLRAHPLISQALVVGDDRPYVAALVTLDPEVLEQWRKGREQWGFSGPGYGNSPSEELEREVGRAVAAANSVFSRAESIRSFRILPEEFSMADGLVTQSLKLRRAEITRMYAAEIEELYAS
- a CDS encoding cation:proton antiporter regulatory subunit — translated: MTTQRTKLPGVGTQYDFQTRAGRHISVVAHQDGRRFLGFYEPGDPDACQATVPLDPDEASSLAGLLAPADGSRLGTGEMDLDLVTERIHVTTQSPYRSRPLGETRARTRTGAYIVAVLRRTGPHPSPGPEFRLEAGDEVVAVGTREGVDELARIISGT
- a CDS encoding sugar-binding transcriptional regulator; the protein is MGPAELMQAAAMARRFYLEGKSKIQIADEFGVSRFKVARVLETALERDLVRIEIRVPAELDADRSDALRSRYGLRHVVVVESPSEAADDGADPENLGEVAAGLLGELVTEGDVLGLAWGRSTTHMAAALRQLPPCTVVQLTGVYDAGTADRGSVEAVRRAAEVAGGEAHPVYAPMLLPDPATAAALRSQTGIARAFEYFDKVTVAAVSIGSWEPGISTVHDMLSDSEREHYSSLGVAAEMSAHLFDKSGRRIGRDLGERCITVEAERLRRVPEVIAIAGGQRKAEAIGAVLRSGLVTSIVTDTAAADYLLTEAEPGPKPALERADPDGS